Proteins encoded in a region of the Zea mays cultivar B73 chromosome 2, Zm-B73-REFERENCE-NAM-5.0, whole genome shotgun sequence genome:
- the LOC100281956 gene encoding triacylglycerol lipase translates to MAQQASSPACPTTATTTTTWTELTNTSWRDDDYRRMVMAYLIEAVYLLELERQERRDAAAVAQQWWEPFQFRLAHELVDDRDGSVFGAVFERDHQASPTPTPSGAPSAVVAFRGALLRAPTIRRDVEDRLRLLARDSLRGSARLARAAQALSATVDRFGSENVCVCGHSLGAGFARQVVRMLVASSPRQQQQQQQQAAAASLEYHLFNAPYLSLPMGVRGVLRTADCLLKALRSGVAKWRGKALRNVAYANCILGYTRLESTRKL, encoded by the coding sequence ATGGCGCAGCAAGCGAGCTCCCCGGCCTGCCCGacgactgctactactactactacatggACAGAGCTCACCAACACGAGCTGGAGGGACGACGACTACAGGCGGATGGTGATGGCGTACCTGATCGAGGCGGTGTACCTGCTGGAGCTGGAGCGGCAGGAGCGGCGCGACGCGGCGGCGGTGGCGCAGCAGTGGTGGGAGCCGTTCCAGTTCCGCCTGGCGCACGAGCTGGTGGACGACCGCGACGGCTCCGTGTTCGGCGCCGTCTTCGAGCGCGACCACCAAGCCAGCCCGACCCCGACCCCGAGCGGCGCGCCCAGCGCCGTCGTCGCGTTCCGCGGCGCGCTGCTGCGCGCCCCCACCATCCGCCGCGACGTCGAGGACCGGCTCCGCCTGCTGGCCCGGGACAGCCTCCGCGGCTCCGCGCGGCTCGCGCGCGCCGCGCAGGCGCTCAGCGCCACCGTCGACCGCTTCGGCTCCGAGAACGTCTGCGTCTGCGGCCACTCCCTGGGCGCCGGCTTCGCGCGCCAGGTCGTCCGGATGCTCGTGGCCTCCTCGCCgcgccagcagcagcagcagcagcagcaggccgccGCGGCGTCCCTCGAGTACCACCTCTTCAACGCGCCCTACCTGTCGCTGCCCATGGGCGTCAGGGGCGTGCTCAGGACGGCGGACTGCCTGCTCAAGGCGCTCCGCTCCGGCGTCGCCAAGTGGCGCGGCAAGGCGCTCCGGAACGTGGCCTACGCCAACTGCATCCTCGGCTACACCAGGCTCGAGAGCACCAGGAAGTTGTGA